Genomic DNA from Roseofilum casamattae BLCC-M143:
GATCTCCAAGGGTTACCCGAACTAAAAATCCAAGGTATTTATTTATCCAGTCCCATTGAAATTCTGGCGGAGTTGCCCCCCTCAATTTTATGGCAAGAATTACTCAGTCGAGTCTTGGGTGGAGGGATTGGACGGCTATTTTTTGAACGTCATGCCAATGGCGGTCGGATTTTATGGAGTTTAAATGGGGTGGTACAATCGGTCTTAGAGAATTTACCGTTAGAGGTATTTAAGGGGGTCATTAATGAATTAAAATTATTGACTCATTTGCCCTTAATTTCTATCAAACAGACGAAAGAAGTTGAAATAGAACGCTTTTATCGCAGCGAACGGTTGCTCCTGCGCTTGCGAGTGATGCCTGGAGAATATGGAGAAGATGCGACCCTACAAGTGTTGCGAGGAGCCGCATTGAAGTTCCATCAACGGCAGCAATTAACTAATTTAGGACGAGATGCGGTTGCGATCGCCGACCAACTGCAAAAGAAACTGAACGAAATTCGCGATCGTACGGACAAACCATCCGCATTTTCTGGCAAGGAATTGGATTCATTAACTACCTTGCATAACATTTTAGATCGGTTAACGAACCAAGTTCGGGAACTAGAAACTCGGCGACAACAATGGCAAGAAACAGAAGGGAATCCTGCGGCCTATAATCCGCCAATTTAATCTTCTACCAAGGGCGATCGCACGATTTCGGAAACTTGCCGAAAAAATTAACAAACTCAATAACTATCCCCAATTAAAAGCGTCGAGGTTATGATAAAGAAAGTGCGATCGCCCAATCATAGACTCGACCATGTGGAAACGAATCCTCCCTACCTATTTCTTATTGCATCTGGCTTTTCCGGCACTTCCGGCTCGCGCTCAATTTTCCGTTACTCCAGCGCCCGATCTGACCGGAACCCAAGTGACTCCAAATGGCGGTCAATATAACATTACTGGAGGCACGCAAGCCGGTCAAAATTTGTTCCATAGCTTCGAGCAATTTGGACTTAATCCGGGAGAAGTGGCCAACTTTATGGCTCAACCTCAGATCCAGAATATTCTCGGTCGAGTCGTTGGTGGAGAAGCCTCTCTCATTAATGGGTTAATTCAGGTAGTGGGTGGCAATGCTAACCTGTATTTAATGAATCCGGCAGGCATTATTTTCGGACCCGATGCCCAGCTTAATGTACCTGCGGACTTTAATGCGACAACAGCGACTGGGATTGGTTTTGGCAACGAGTCTTGGTTTAATGCAGTTGGCGATAATAATTACCCAGCTTTAGTCGGTACTCCGAGTGAATTTCGTTTTCCCCATTCCAATCCAGGAGTTATTGTTAACGAAGGTCATTTAAACGTTAATCGACAACAGCAATTAACCTTATTAGGCGGAAGCGTAATTAACCTCGGAACCCTAGAAGCACCGGGAGGAAATCTTACCATTGCAGCGATTCCCGGACAGCAAGTCGTGCGCATTTCGCAAGAGGGACACTTATTAAGTTTAGATTTACCTTTATCCGAGACAGAAACCGTTGAGGAGATGGGGATCCAACCGTTGTCATTAGCCGAGCTTATTTTCGGAGGTGCGATCGCCCATGTCAACCAAATTCAGGTGAATGAAAGCGGACAAGTCAAGCTAACCGGAAGTGGCATTATCTTACCAGAAGAAAGCGGGACGGCGATCGCGATCGGGAAGCTCAATGTCTCTGGAGAGCAAGGTGGAGAAATTTATCTGCTTGGAAACCAAGTTGGAGTAGTTGATGGCGAGATAAATGCATCGGGAATCAATGGTGGAGGAGAAATCTTTATTGGTGGAGATATTCAAGGTCAGGGAATATTGCCGAATGCACGCAACACTTTTATTAGCGATAATTCCACTATTTCTGCCGACGCATCACAAACTGGTGATGGCGGACAAGTTATTATCTTTGCTGAAGAAACCGCAAGAATTTATGGCAATCTCAGCGCAACAGGCGGTCAAATCTCTGGCGACGGTGGTTTTATTGAAACCAGCGGATTGCAGTTTCTTGAGATTAGCAAAACTCCCGATGTATCTTCCTCTTTCGGAGCAGGTGGAAACTGGTTAATCGACCCCTATAATATCGATATCGTTGCTGGAAGCGGCAATACTAATATTAATAGCAGCAATCCGTTTGCCGCCACCGGCGATACAGCTCAACTCGGCGTCGATTTAATTACCAGTGCCTTAACTGGCGGCTCCAACGTTCAAATTACCACCGGAGCTGGAGGCGCTCAACTCGGCAATATTACCCTATCAACCGATCTCGATTTTGATGGCACTGGAGATAATACCTTAACTCTAACTGCTGCTGGTGGAATTTTTATCAACGAACCCATTTTTGATAGTAACTCCACGACTCCAGACTCCCTTAATCTAGTTTTCCAAGGACCAACTCAATCTGTTAATATCTCCAAGCCTATTTCTACTCGCGGTGGAAACATCTCAATTACTGGCGAAAGTACAGTTTTTGGAATTGTAATCGATGATGCGATCGACTCCGGCGGTGGAGACATCAACCTAACTGGAAATAGTCTTGGTGTGGCAGACGGAATCCGAGTTAATGCCAATATTGATTCTGGTGGCGGCGATATTACGTTAACCGGAACCACGAGTGGTGGTCTCAATGGCATTAACGTGCAACAACCGATTAATTCCAATGCCGGAAATATCAGTTTTATTGCTGATAATCCATTAATTAATAATTCGATTTCTGGTACGGGCGACTTATTATTTCAGCCGCAAGCAGCCGCCAATATTTCAATTGGAGGAGCTAGCGGAACGTTGTTAAACCAGACTGAAATTAACCAGCTACAAGATGGATTTAATTCAGTTACCATTGAATCAATCGCAGGGGATTTAGATGTTGAGCCTGCAGGTGGCGTAAGTGCTAATTTCAAAGACCCAACAGTATTGATTTCTGCTGGCGATATTCTCCTACAAGGGCAAGTTGCAACAAATAGCAATCCTCTCACGTTACAATCTGTAGGAACATTAACCTTCGCCAGTACTAATCAATTTATCACGGGCGATCTCACTATTACTGCGGCTGATGTCAATTTCGATTGCTGTCAAATCAACTCTAGTTCTGGAAGTAATATTACCTTCAGACCTACTAATCTAAATTCACCTGTTTTTATCGGACAATATTTTGGGAGCCAGTTCAATTTAAATAATACAGAACTCGCTCAGCATATCAATACAACTGGAACCGTTACGATTGAAAGTACGGGAGCAATTTCAATTGAATCCGTCGATTTGAGCAATGATGCGAATAGTTTTGCTCCGCGCCAATATACATTTGTTGTTCGCGGTCAAAGCATTGATTTCCCAGACACCTTACGGTTAAGTCCGAATCAAATCGGTCAATTTATCGCCACGGGCAATATTACTGACAATGTTCCAACCGATTCAGCCATATTTGACGGTCAAGTTATGTTAGATGCGGCGACCATTGGGACATCAGCTAATCCTCTCTATGTGAAAGGAAGTAATACCAGTCGCTTAGCTGCCATTAGTCGTTCGGGCGATATCTTTTTAGATTCAAATACTTCCAATAATCTTATTGGTACGGTTGCTGGAATCGGTGGGATCGAGAGTGCTGGTGAGTTAAGCCTGGACGGCACGGGAATCCTCGAGTTATTGAACAATTTGATATCCAATGGAGCGTTGAAAGTCGATAACCCCCTCGAACTCACGACTGGCATTACTGTTGAAACCAATGGAAATAGTGCTCAATTTCATAATACAATTGATGGCGATTTCGCATTAATTATTGATTCGAGCAATACTACCTTTAATGCAGCCGTTGGAGGAACGACTCCCTTGGCTAGTCTCCAAGTTACTGGGAATACTCAAATTAGCAATAATGTTACAACAGGTGGCGCGCAAACCTATAACAGCCCGGTAGAATTATCGGGGACAGCTACGCTCAATAGCAATAACTCCAATATTAGTTTTAATAGCACGATTGATGGAGCGAATGATTTAACCATCAGTGCCGCACTCGGTAATGCAATCTTTGGCGGAGCTGTAGGCAATACTAATCCACTGAATCGGTTAACCGTTACCGGCAATACCCAGTTAAATGGCAATGTGACGACTGCTGAAGGTCAACAATATAATAGCCCGGTGCAGTTAAACAATAATATTACGGTCAATAGTACGGCGGGAGATATTACGTTTGAGGATACTGTCAATGGCGAGCAAGATTTAACCGTCGTTACCAGTCTTCCCAGGAGTGCAACCTTTAACGGTACTGTTGGAGGAACAAATTCTCTCACCAGCTTGACGACGACTGGCAGCGTTCGTCTCAATGGGAATATTCGCACTACTGGAGACCAAACCTACAATAATGCTGTTGAATTAACGAATAACTTTATCGGATTAACGACGACGACTGGAAATCTCACGTTTGCCGATACCATCGATGGGGCGAGCACCTTATTATTGAATGCTTTTAGCGGAACGATAGGGCTGGGAACAACCGGCGGTCAAACCCCTCTGTTAGGATTAAGCACTTCTGGTAATGTTCAATTGCGGGGTGACGTTACAACCACTGGAGATCAAAACTACATCGGTTCGGTTGAGGTGCTGGGAGCAACAGCCCTCAATAGCGGCGACGGAATTATTTTGTTCAATAATACGGTGGATGGGAATCATCCTTTAAGTATTAGTTCGGCAAGTTCGATCGCTGTTTTTTTGGATGCAGTTGGCAGTAACGCTCCTTTGTCCAGCTTAAATGTTAGCGGACTGGCAGATTTGCATGGCAATGTCACCACGATAGGAGAGCAAGTCTATGGCGGCCCGATTTCCCTAGCCAACGATGTGGTATTGTCTGCCACCAATAGCGATATTACCTTGAATGGCACTATTGATGCGACTGTTGCTGGAGGTGACGATACAAGCCGAGAAAGCCTAACAGTTAATGTGGGAACGGGTGCAATAACCTTTGCAGCCGGAATTGGGACGACAACTCCTTTAACCGATATTAATCTCACGGCGGATGAAATTAATTTTGGCAATACCATTGCGGGCGTTGGGACGCTGACTCTGCAACCGGCAACAACTAGCCAAGCCATTCAACTGGGGGGCACTGATAATAATGATGCCAATATCTTAGAATTAAGCGCGGCAGAGCTGAATTTGTTGCAAGATGGCTTTACCGAAATTGCGATCGGTAACACTGGCTTATCGGGTAATCTAGTCACTGAGGGAGCGTTAATATTTCAAGATCCGGTAACTATTAGTACTGGCGCAACCCAAACGATTAATGGCAGTATTGCCGGACAAGATAATGCCTCCATTACTTTGAATGGAAATGGAATTAATTTAAATGCAGCACTGACGACGGACAATAACAACCTGACGATTAATGCTCCGGTAACTCTGGGTAGCGACCTCACCTTAAGTACGGGAACTGGAGCCGGTGACTTGAGCTTTAGCAGTACCATTGATGGTAGCTTTGGCTTAACCTTACAGTCAGGTACGGGTAATCTCAATCTCAATGGTAATATCGGTCAAACTACTGCCTTAGACGGTCTAACTCTGAGCGATGATGCAACAGCAGGAGCTAGCGGTTTATCGATTACCACCACCAACGATTTGATGACTGCCAATATTACCAGTAACGGTCAACCGCTCGGTTTTACCAGCACCCAAGGCAATATTATTGCCGGGAATCTGGATACCTCGAACCCTGGCGGCGCTGGAGCTGCAATTAATCTTTCGAGTCCTGCTGGCCAGATTACGACTGGCAATCTGGACTCGTCTGGAGATACACTTGGAGGTAATATTAACGTGCAAGCGCAAGTTGCTATTACCACCGGTGAAATTAATTCCAGTGCAACCACTGGTGATGGGGGTGATGTTTTGCTTGACCCCGTAGGTGATGTAGTTTTCAGCCTGATTAATGCGCAGGGGGGAGCGAGCGGGACTGGAGGAAATGTATTTGTCGAATCGACTGGTGGTTTCTTGCGCGGGACGGGGACATTTACCGACCAAAATGGAATTGCAGCCAGTATTTCTACAGCGGGAGGTGCAGGAGGCGGTTCGATTGAACTGCGCCATCAGGGAGGATTATTGAATGCTCCGAACCAGTCGTTTACGGTCGGAGATAGTACGACGAATGGTACGCAAGCTGCCATAACGACAGGAACATCTACTATTGCTACAGGGGAAGTATTCCCCGAATCTTCAACATTGGGTAATATCCAAATCGTAACAGATGATGTGACGCCGACACCTGCACCGACACCCACGCCGACTCCTGCACCGACACCTGCACCGACACCTGCACCGACACCTGCACCAACACCCGCGCCAACTCCTACGCCAACACCCGCGCCAACTCCTGCACCCGCGCCAACTCCTACGCCAGCACCCGCGCCAACTCCTGCACCAACACCCGCGCCAACTCCTGCACCAGCACCAGCACCAGCACCCGCGCCAACTCCTGCGCCAACTCCTGCACCAGCACCCACGCCAACGCCCGCGCCAACTCCTGCACCAGCACCCGCGCCAACTCCTGCGCCAACTCCTGCACCAGCACCCACGCCAACGCCCGCGCCAACTCCTGCACCAGATAGGAGTACTACGGATGCTGTTAATTCAGTATTGGCCAGCGAAAAGGGTGGATTGGGTCAGATTGTTGTTTCCTCAAATCCAGTTATTATTGATGCAGAAATTGGCGCGCTGGAAACCCAATTTACGCGAGAGTACGAATCTCATTTCCAACTCGAACAGAGTACGCCAGTGCTACAATTACGGGAAATTCGCAATTGGTTAGATGAAGCTAACCAAGTGCTTCCGGTGCAAACGGCAGTTATTTATATTGTGTTTAATCGCCGAGAACTGGATGAAAATGCGGCGTTAGTGTGTCCGGCTCCCGATGCAGTCGAGAATGAAAATGTTGCGGAGTCGGCACGCAAACCTCCAGCATGTAATCCTCATCCAGAGGATACCTTAGAAGTATTGCTGGTTTC
This window encodes:
- a CDS encoding CHAT domain-containing protein: MWKRILPTYFLLHLAFPALPARAQFSVTPAPDLTGTQVTPNGGQYNITGGTQAGQNLFHSFEQFGLNPGEVANFMAQPQIQNILGRVVGGEASLINGLIQVVGGNANLYLMNPAGIIFGPDAQLNVPADFNATTATGIGFGNESWFNAVGDNNYPALVGTPSEFRFPHSNPGVIVNEGHLNVNRQQQLTLLGGSVINLGTLEAPGGNLTIAAIPGQQVVRISQEGHLLSLDLPLSETETVEEMGIQPLSLAELIFGGAIAHVNQIQVNESGQVKLTGSGIILPEESGTAIAIGKLNVSGEQGGEIYLLGNQVGVVDGEINASGINGGGEIFIGGDIQGQGILPNARNTFISDNSTISADASQTGDGGQVIIFAEETARIYGNLSATGGQISGDGGFIETSGLQFLEISKTPDVSSSFGAGGNWLIDPYNIDIVAGSGNTNINSSNPFAATGDTAQLGVDLITSALTGGSNVQITTGAGGAQLGNITLSTDLDFDGTGDNTLTLTAAGGIFINEPIFDSNSTTPDSLNLVFQGPTQSVNISKPISTRGGNISITGESTVFGIVIDDAIDSGGGDINLTGNSLGVADGIRVNANIDSGGGDITLTGTTSGGLNGINVQQPINSNAGNISFIADNPLINNSISGTGDLLFQPQAAANISIGGASGTLLNQTEINQLQDGFNSVTIESIAGDLDVEPAGGVSANFKDPTVLISAGDILLQGQVATNSNPLTLQSVGTLTFASTNQFITGDLTITAADVNFDCCQINSSSGSNITFRPTNLNSPVFIGQYFGSQFNLNNTELAQHINTTGTVTIESTGAISIESVDLSNDANSFAPRQYTFVVRGQSIDFPDTLRLSPNQIGQFIATGNITDNVPTDSAIFDGQVMLDAATIGTSANPLYVKGSNTSRLAAISRSGDIFLDSNTSNNLIGTVAGIGGIESAGELSLDGTGILELLNNLISNGALKVDNPLELTTGITVETNGNSAQFHNTIDGDFALIIDSSNTTFNAAVGGTTPLASLQVTGNTQISNNVTTGGAQTYNSPVELSGTATLNSNNSNISFNSTIDGANDLTISAALGNAIFGGAVGNTNPLNRLTVTGNTQLNGNVTTAEGQQYNSPVQLNNNITVNSTAGDITFEDTVNGEQDLTVVTSLPRSATFNGTVGGTNSLTSLTTTGSVRLNGNIRTTGDQTYNNAVELTNNFIGLTTTTGNLTFADTIDGASTLLLNAFSGTIGLGTTGGQTPLLGLSTSGNVQLRGDVTTTGDQNYIGSVEVLGATALNSGDGIILFNNTVDGNHPLSISSASSIAVFLDAVGSNAPLSSLNVSGLADLHGNVTTIGEQVYGGPISLANDVVLSATNSDITLNGTIDATVAGGDDTSRESLTVNVGTGAITFAAGIGTTTPLTDINLTADEINFGNTIAGVGTLTLQPATTSQAIQLGGTDNNDANILELSAAELNLLQDGFTEIAIGNTGLSGNLVTEGALIFQDPVTISTGATQTINGSIAGQDNASITLNGNGINLNAALTTDNNNLTINAPVTLGSDLTLSTGTGAGDLSFSSTIDGSFGLTLQSGTGNLNLNGNIGQTTALDGLTLSDDATAGASGLSITTTNDLMTANITSNGQPLGFTSTQGNIIAGNLDTSNPGGAGAAINLSSPAGQITTGNLDSSGDTLGGNINVQAQVAITTGEINSSATTGDGGDVLLDPVGDVVFSLINAQGGASGTGGNVFVESTGGFLRGTGTFTDQNGIAASISTAGGAGGGSIELRHQGGLLNAPNQSFTVGDSTTNGTQAAITTGTSTIATGEVFPESSTLGNIQIVTDDVTPTPAPTPTPTPAPTPAPTPAPTPAPTPAPTPTPTPAPTPAPAPTPTPAPAPTPAPTPAPTPAPAPAPAPAPTPAPTPAPAPTPTPAPTPAPAPAPTPAPTPAPAPTPTPAPTPAPDRSTTDAVNSVLASEKGGLGQIVVSSNPVIIDAEIGALETQFTREYESHFQLEQSTPVLQLREIRNWLDEANQVLPVQTAVIYIVFNRRELDENAALVCPAPDAVENENVAESARKPPACNPHPEDTLEVLLVSSNQDPLQVQFPDVTREEMVNLVTDLRQEVTNQFKLRTTRYLKPAQRLHQLLIEPLEETLEEQGIDTLVIVPDRGVRSLPIAALHDGEKFLIEDYSLALVPSFSLTLPEYTDLRQANVLAMGASEFEDMPPLPAVPVELETISNTSFLNEEFTPENLIEQHLSDRYPILHLATHADFLPGTPNNSYIQMWETKLTLPQMQGMEWTDPQVEMLVLSACRTAIGSEEAELGFAGLGVLSGARSAIASLWYSSDLGTLGLMSAFYDQLQTAPIRAEALRQAQLAMLRGEVVSEEGQLRRTRGKASIPLPAGLAQESVSFSHPFYWAAFTTIGTPW